From the genome of Ziziphus jujuba cultivar Dongzao chromosome 4, ASM3175591v1:
CATCATCAGTGGTGATAAGTATAATTTCTCATGAATATTGTTTATATGCAGTGGTTATACAATAGTAGAATCGTTTTCCACAAAATAGAAGTAGCAATCAATATTCTTaaataatcaatatattattaAGCAAGTTACAAACTACAGTTAATCACTTTTATCTCATCAATACCTTGCTGAGTTATTGTATTCTCCACCAATATCTTTTTTCTCCTTTCCTTTCCCCAAGGTATTGCTTATAGACCAATAACTATCAGCAGAGCTCCCACAATACTGAAAATGTAcgaaaaggaaaataagaataagaatatatTTGAACTACTTTTTTTCTAGCATTGTAGAAGAATAAGAATATATTTGAACTACTTTTTTTCTAGCATGGTAGAAGAATAAGAATATATTTGAACTAACAATAAcccaaattataaatatacttaCCTCCCCAAGTGTAGAGCTTCTCCTAGAATCAATAATCCTATTACAGCTACTAGAATTGTGGATAATGGTCTAAAAGCTGTCACAAAAACTGGACCATTCATTTGTTTTGCTAAAGTTTGTAAATATATTGTAAGACCCAATATCATAATTCcctacacccaaaaaaaaaaaattaaaaattacaaaaatggaACAAATGCaccatatataaatgtatagatATTAGTGATATATATTCAGATTCTCACATTATAAACAGGAGCAATAAGTGTGATGTTCCATGACAATGTATAGATAGTAGAGATATATATTCAGATTCTCACACTATAAACAGAAGCAAAAAGTGTGATGTTCCATGACAACCTCCAGGATGAGGCTTTGTGATCCAGAATTGCTGTTGAAGTGTTAAAGTTCCTGATAAGCCCGTTAATGATGTTAGAGTTGCTGATGCTGGATACAGTTTTATTATTCTTGTCTGCATCAAGCATGAGTCACAGTTAATAATTTACAAATGAAAATTaagaagtgtatatatatataaacacaaattTATAAACTGTGATATTTACTTTTGTATGACCAAAAAATGATTTTGCATGATCATTTTTctgtgtttgatttttttttctgtttgatGACAATCAATGGTAAGAATTAATAATTCAGTgccatttcaaaatattttttgttagagaaaattaatacaaacatatataataaacacaATACTGCTTTAGATCAGTTAAAACAGCGATAAATTTTCTTAGTGAAAGAGTTTAGTTCAGaggaaacataaaaaaaagagagagttagAGATAGTGGGACTTAAAAGACAACCAGAAGAGTTATTAGCAGTggaaaccataaaaaaataaaatagaataaaataaaaatatttgaagcaCCTGTAAGATTTAGAATGCTGCCATTGGAAAGTATGAAACGACGAGCATGACAGAGCTTGTTATCCAGTCTCTGTCTGAGGACACTTTCGAAACCTTAGTCTCATGGTGATTTTGATTATGCATTCACATTAAAGTGATGCCCTTGTACAATAGGGTCATGAGCGTTGCACCAGTAAATGCAACAATAGTTCCTACCACCTTTGTCTAAGTACCATGCTTTGTGATGTCTAATCTTTCCATCCTGAGTCAAACCAAGTAAAATTCTAAAAGTTCTTGAAACCTTTAAAACAGTAATAAATGTTTCAAGTTCTTTATATAGATGTAAAGATATATATACTTGTCATGGACCTTTGTTAACATATTATTGTCATGATCATTTTCTAATACATAATTTCTTAGATTAAAGGACTAGCAGTCTGATGCTGCATATTACAAATTGAACTCAGATAATACTGGAAATTTATAGATAACAAAACTAATACAACTGTTTGGCCTGAGTTATTACCTGAATACAACTGCTAAGATAGAGGTGATAGAACGGATCAAGATGGTTGTTGCAATGTTGCTGATGCCAAAGTTGGTGAACTTTATTGCAATCCTGCAAAATACAGTGTTCTTCCTAACACAGATTTGAAATAGAAAAGGTGAAGATTAAAACGAAAACCAAACTTCTTGCATTTTTGTCTCACAATAGCTAGCATTAACCATGTAAAATAGAAAAACGATTCAGTTTGTACGCAGTAAACCTAGCCGTCCCAAGAAGAAGACATTTCTCAGAACTAGTAAGCTGTAGTTTTTCCTGTTCGAGAAAGATAATTAGGcatattttttcctttgaatTGGTGCAAACTCGATTATTGTAATCAAAGCTTAACCATcagatatataatattgaacttTGTGCTGAAACCATATTTGATGCTCATAGTTGTTATGTTTGACCTGATAAATATAGTCAAGTGCcatttttgtccaaaaaatataacttcttctttttcactGAATATATGCCAAAAAGAGATGACAATGCATAGTTGAGCAACTTATCGAATGCAATTCAACATGGGAGAAGCATAAAGACAAGAGTTGgtaaagtatttttctatagtttataatattaagtttaaataataattatgatgtgatatttaaataaaatttgtcaatGGTAAAtcaaaggaatatatatatatgtttgtcaGAGAATTCTCTGGGTATAGGAATACTATAATATACCATATATGTTATATCATTTTAGAATTTTCAAGAACAATGCTAAGTAACGGAAAATCAGAAGTAAAAACAATGCTAAGTAATGGAAAAtcagaaataaaagaaattggaTCGAAATATAATCATAAATTAACCATGAGATTAGAAAGTTATTAGTTTGTAATGCAGAGACAAATAAATACAAACATAGAAAGTATCATCTAAACCTAAGCATGATAAGCACATAGAAAGTATCATCTAAACCtatacataaaaattatttacggTAGAAGAGAATAATCTGAGAAAAGTAGGTAAGTTTTTaggaaacaaattttgaaacttATTACAAGGGAAACCAAAGAAACGTTTATAACAGAAAACCTTTCAACAGTGAGTGCTAGAAGAGCAGTAGCCAGAGTTACAAAAACATTTCCATGGACCACAAGGACATGTTGACTCATTCCTTTGTCCAAAGCAACCTTGCAGACTATATTGTAGCCTGCATGGCAAACATTAGCAAATATGCAGAGGAGATATGATCTAcattcttcaattaattttatacagactatatttttctttgttctagTATTTGCTTTGcatatttcaattgtaaatggCACCAGAGACTTCACAGGTGTTGAAATCTCATTACCACTTGAATGTCAAGGAGGAATGTTAGACTGAATATTTCTTCTGAATAAATAGATATATTTGACATCTTAAGTCATTTGAGAGAATAAGTGTTTTATGGCGTAGGGAATATCTTCAAAGCATTATTGTCTTTTAATGATAGGACAGATGTAATATACTACGAACAATTCCTATTTGCATGTATAAAACTAGGAAGGTAACATTTACAATTCCTCACATATACCAGGATAAACATTTACAATCCCTCACTAGTACTCTTTCATCCTCTTCTaccatttgtttttactttctgCATATTCATTCTTTTAAGTTATGAAGTGTCCTGTTTTATAAATACCAAGTTACCAACTACTACTTAGAAGACGTACGTGAAACTAATATGAAATTGATGGACATGGGGGTTTTGATGAAATGCCAACCAAAATGCATGAATGAGTGAATGAATATTTCACATCTTATAAGTGGTTTCATGAGTAGGATCACTAGTCTGTATTTACCAAATTATGGTAGCCCATGAGAAGATGGACAATGCCAGCTCATGCAGTATAAGTTGCACTTTTGCCTGTGTATAGGCCAAGTATTtaacaaatatacaaatataaatagagGATTAGGTTTAGGTAAGGTCGTTAAATTCAGGATTTCATTTGGTATAACATCTCATAACATGTTacatgataaatttttttacatcaCATGTTGCGGACGGTTGGTTTGAACGAAATCCTTAACTTAAGACATGAGTTGGGTATTTACATTTGcttgttttattttacttttgtaacaacaataataaacttgaatatgtatatatatatatatatatatatatatatattaaaaaaatagaattctaggttaaataagttttaaaattattatatctaacttgaatatagaaaataacacattttaaaagaatattcaTTATTAAGTCAGAAACTATTAAATTGATAGTAtttaaccatttaaaaatacaaaaaactctTTCAAGCTGTCAACTTTGTTCAATGTGAATGGAGATATTTTATCcctatttttctttaatccccATTTATAttcaaacaataataaaaattttattttaaaaagaatagcAATATTTTTTTGCatactttatttctttattaatatttttggtatcagatatttttctcaatatgtataaatttaaaagaacttttttttttcattttcaattactTTCCTATTCAAATATCACAAAAATATAGATAcagataatatattaattaagtcACTCTCACTTTCACTTCATTAAATCATATAAGAGGGAATGGAATTTTTTGAAAAGACATTGTTGCAAAGAAAACTTTGACctgaatgaataaataaataaataaataaataatgacagaCAAtatgggttttattttatttatatgccCGTGACCAAAATGTCTATTGGACGCGTTATGGTCGTTGTTTAGGGAACCAAACGCAGCCTTACTCTCGCTCGGGTGAGTCTGATGACGATGTTAAACCCAGTTTGTAAAACCCCTAAAACTGAAGAATAgctttccctctctctcactCTGCACTCTCTATTCTCTACTCTTATCCACCTCTATCGAAACGATTATTTGGGGAAGAGTGTGATTGAATCGGAGATATGAAGAAGTTGTTTTTTTGTCTTCGCCACCGCTCTTTTACAGCTCTCACCCACCAAATTTCTTCTCCATTTTCCACAGCCGCGGGCGCCGGCGGCAAAGTACCAGTCCTCTACAAGCCCACAACCGGCGACGGCGAAAGCGACGGAATCGGTACCACAGCTACCACGACGCTCCAATTGCTCTCTTGGGGCAGAGGCGCATCGGGGCAGCTCGGTGGTGGTATCGAAGAGATCCGTCTCTACCCGACCCCAGTTGCCAACCTCCTCGTTCCTTCCTCTTCATTCGCTATTTCTCCACCTCCCGGACGAATTTCTGTACCCAATGGAACGAAAGTGGATAATATTCATGGTGATGGTGTTGTGGAGGCGGGAATTTCTTGTGGGTTATTCCACTCGTCGTTGCTTGTTGATGGTAAGTTTTGGATATGGGGCAAAGGAGATGGTGGTCGACTTGGGTTTGGCCATGAGAATTCTTTGTTTGTGCCGACCGTGAATCCCCATTTGGATTCTGTCCGCCGTGTGGCTCTTGGTGGGTTGCATTCCGTTGCACTCACTTCAGGCGGCCAGGTCTTCACTTGGTCAGTAACATAGTAAGAAAATtgcatttcatttatttatttgaacatCTCGTTTTCTCAACTTCGCATTAGTTATTGATTTTACTAACTTTATATGATAGCTTTCCCTGTTGAATCATATGAAATTTAACTTCAGCGGGCACATACATACTACTAACACATACAGTTTCATCAcgttataatataaatatatatatatatatatatattgggctGTAGCTTGCGACTACTAGTTGTTTTGATATGTTATCATACCCTTTTCGgcatattttaataatcaaaCATCAAAGGATACTTAAGGTCCAGTTGCAGATGTGAAATTCACGAATCAAATATTTTCAGTTAGAATCTTAAATACCTTCTTTTTTTAGCTGAACTAAAAAGGCGGTGgagtatttgttatattatgaCAATTTATAAGGGTTGGAGATGAAATGGagcttaaaaaattttatggcGTTGATGGATTATTAGAGGAAAATTCATTTTTGGACATTGTGGTATAAATATGAAGAACCATTGCACAGAGAAATTCTATGAATTTAGCCCTAAGAACTTTTTTTCCATGTTACCTTTTTGAGTCCTTTTTTCTTACTAACTTCAATCTCTTTGTCATGATGTCAAAACTTCCTAATATTTTGTACAGATGtaggtttcaaaaaaaaatatttatttattttatagctTTGCCCATTGTCCTTAATACTTCACGATTTAATTTTAAGATTGTTTTTGGTATATAACCGTGCATGTTTGCCAAAGTGCAAAGACTTCTTCACCCATGACTCTTGATTTGTCTTATTTGCTGCTATAATTTTAGTATGTCTTGTTTGACTTGAATATGTTTCTGATTCTCCTTAgttcatgattttattattaaatatgaagTTTGCAGGGGTTATGGTGGTTTTGGTGCACTCGGACATTCTGTTTATCATAGAGAACTGTTCCCTAGATTAGTGGAAGGCCCATGGAATGACAAAATATGTCATATTGCAACAAGTGGGACACATACTGCTGCTATTACAGGAGCAGGTTTGTTGATTTTGTGTTTTACCATTTCTAATGCTAACCTCAGCTCAGAGTTGATTGATGTGTCTAGGGCTGTGATTGCTGTTTCCTATAATTTGAAGTTCTTTAAGTTTTTTGATATCCATTGACAAAAGATTCTGCAAGAGGTGTAGCTTAATCAATGCCATGTTGTCACATTTCAAAAAATCTTATAATTTAGCTGCTTCTATGGAGCTTATGTTTTGCTTCTGTCACAATTTTCTCAAATCTTTCTGCCACAACTTCCTTTCTTAtgagttttgttattattttattgttgtcaGGGTTTATTTCTCCTAATTATTACTACTAtcaaatttatggattttaatgCCCTGTGTTGCATTAAATTAATGGAGTTACACTCTTGGTAATTGGTTTCCTGAACATAGGATTGTGTAACATGATATAATACTTGATATTACTATCTCcttgaattttttgaaattttctttctcaatttgTTTAAAAGAGACACGGCATAAAGTATATTGGGAACAGAAGAATGAGAAATCTTgaatttggtttaaaaaattgaatcctaGGAGCAACTACCTTTTAGAATTTGTTCCATCAAAATAATCTGAACAAATCAAGGACACTGGTATAGTTTCATTAAATTTCAGAAAGAGGTAGAAAAAggagaaagagaaggaaagaCAGAATACAATTCATAATTATATGTCTCTGAAAAATGGATAAAgggttaaattttttgaatgaagAAAGGAACAAATAGAAGTGGAAGACAACCAAACAGACCTCAAAGGTGTGGGTGTAAGGGGCTTACAACTAAACCAACCTCACTTGTCAAACAGGATCTAAAGATGAATGTACTGATTTGTAATGACCGAATAGATACATAATAATATAAGAATTTGTAGTTGTTGGCCCAAAAGGAATGTAAGGAAGAATTAGGAATTAGTAGATGATGGCCTAAAAGGAATATAAAGAAGAATAAACCATAGTATTGTAGATGGTAAATGAAGTAAAAAGAGGCTAAGAAATATGAAGCAAGTAAATAGTCGACTAAAACTGATGAACAGAATGTGAGATGAATTTATTACTGGTATTGTAAGTATGCTGCAGATTATATTCTTTCTGCCTCCATTTTGTTTTGTACACATCTATAACAGTTTCTGAAGAGGGTTTATTaggtaattatttcataaaCTAAGTTTGTTTTGTTGACATGTCTGGCTATTATTGTTGAATATAGGGGAGCTTTATACTTGGGGTCGAGATGAAGGAGATGGTAGATTGGGCCTTGGTCCTGGTCGGGGCCCAAATGAGGGTGGCAGCAATAGTGTCCCCTCCAAAGTGAAAGCATTAAATGTTCCTGTGGCTGCTGTTTCTTGTGGGGGATTTTTCACAATGGCACTAACAGAAGATGGGCAGATTTGGAATTGGGGAGGTAAGTGCATTTATCATTATGTGTTTCGTTTTTTGTGtttccttttccatttttttcacATATATAGTCAAATAGATTTTGCCATCTTAGAGACTTTGACGAAAGCAGACACATGTTGAAatcattttttggtttatttcctCAGCAAACTCTAACTACGAGCTTGGAAGAGGAGATAAGGTTGGTGGATGGAAACCACAATCAGTTCCTGGTCTTGAAGATGTTCGTATCATACAGATTACAAGTGGTGGATATCATTCTCTTGCTTTAACTGGTAAAGTGGCAGCAAAATCTTATTTCAGAAGCAACTGTTTAAATAGATTCCAGGATCattcatgtgtgtgtgtgtattcgTGGTTAGGTTTTTTGAATGTTTGTATCTTATTTTTGGTGCTTTGGTGATAATAAATTTTAGATGAAGGGAAGGTACTTTCATGGGGTCATGGTGGGCATGGTCAGTTGGGGCATTCTTCCATCCAAAATCAGAAAATACCTGCAGTGGTTGAGGCATTAGCTGCTGAGCATATTGTCTATATTGCTTGTGGAGGTTCATCTTCAGCAGCAGTAACAAGTAagatggtttctctctctctaataaCATATTTTATCTCTCTAATAACATATTTTATGTAGGTATCAGAAggactttatttttctttgttctagTATTTGCTTTGcatatttcaattgtaaatggCACCATAGATTTCAGAGGTGCTGAAATCTCATGATACCACTTGAATGTCAAGGAGGAATGTTAGACTGAATATTTCTTCTGAATAAATAGATATATTTGACATCTTAAGTCATTTGAGAAAATAAGTGTTTTATGGTGTGGGGAATATCTTCAAGACATTATTGTCTTTTGATGATAGGACAGATATAATATACTACGAACTATTCCTTTTTGCATGTATAAAACTAGGAAGGTAACATTTACAGTTCCTCACATACGCATTAATGTACCAGGATAAGTTTTAGCCAAATTGAGTAGTGTCCAATTGTACTTGCCTCAAATCTTTTATCGAGAAAGGGTAGCAGATTAATCGGTATTCATGTTCCTTCATAGATTTTAAGTTGGTTTGGTATGGGTCAGGGACTGTAAAATCTGACCCAACCTTAGATCTGCTCCAAAATAATCCGgaaatattttagacctaagtCATAATTTCagcttttttatttgaaagcGGGGGTGGTGGGGGGTGGTTTCtttagaatattaaaatttctGGTCGCATATTTTATAACAAGGTCAAGGTTGTGTAACAGTTTTGACTCCACAACAAACACCTAAACTTAATTTTGTCCTACTTTGGTATTTATGTTATCTAAAGTTAAATGAAGGAGCTGTTTCTTCTACAGAGGAAGGAAAGTTGTTTATGTGGGGAAATGCCAAAGATTCTCAACTAGGAGTCCCTGGGCTGCCAGAGATACAACCATGTCCTGTTGAAGTCAAGTTTCTAATGGAGGATGATGAATTGGGACCACATAATGTGCTCTCTGTTGCTGTTGGTGCATCTCATGCTATGTGTTTAGTATCAAGGTGAAGTTTCTAAAGATGATTCCTGGGTGGAATCATTTGTAATCCGCAGGAACAAATCAATCACCATATAGCTGAAATTCTGGTATTGAGCTGCTTGGGTGCTATAATGATCATATTTCAGCTCAGAAATATGTCACAACTGCAAGTTGAGAAATGATCTAGACAATGCAGTATTTGGAAGGTGGAAGTGCATATTTGTGGAGATGTTGGTTGCCCCTTGCAGATGCTCCTCTGTTAATGGATTCAAACTTGGACCTCTGTGCTTTTCGTGCGACTTTCTGTGGCTTGGAATCGCAGTGCCAAGGATTACCAGCCATTTCTTAGAACTAGATTTTATTGGTTGACTGGAACATTTTCTCTGTTACACAGTATGACTGTATGAGCACCGATGCTATAGGTATCCCTGTGTTTTCTCATATAATTCCCTTTAGGCCGGTGTCCCATTTCCTGGTTGTGGAATATCATCATCAGAGGCTGTTGTTGAGTCTACACTAAGGCCAGGCCTACTCAGCATGACAAATTTCTAAGTCTAGACCCAACTCATGATCTACCATAGTCGGGGCAATCATATGTTTTTCGCTCCTAAATTTGCTGGTTGAATTCGGACAGATAAATCATATTTTGCGACTTATTCTATTTGTCTGTTATTCTCGTAGCtttatgtaatatttatttttagcatTAACAATGTATCCATAATTATTGATGTGAGGTGAGCAAGACACAAGTCATGGTAGTAAGTTTTGTGTGATGAATAATCGTGTCTATAATTTGTCATCTTTAAAGAGAAATGCAAACAACACTTTATGAACAAATTGATTTCAAACCCTGTAGGAAGTATTTATGGtggtttaaaaaattgtttaatttaaatgtttatagCTTCCTCGACCAATTATAGTAGAAGCACACAATGGGTTTTTATCGGAGATATCTATCAGGCATTTAGGCAAACGCCCTTACAgacgaataaaaataaaaatgaaacaaacgGTTTGGATCAAAGTACCCTCAAACAGAGTTTGGTCAAATGGCTTTCCCAGCAGCAGATATCATGACTGGGACTGAGAAAATTAATAAACGAGTAAGTTTAAAAAGATTACAGttggtaaataaattggtacatgTAACAGAATTTGGTCAAATTGCCTTCCCAGCAGCAGATATCATGACAGTGGGACtgagaaaattaataaacactACATATGAGTAAGTAAAAAAAGATTACAGttggtaaataaattggtacatgTAGCATTATTTgagtaagttaaaaaaaatattatagttggtaaataaattggtacattTAGCATTATTGTTTATCCTGATGCTGAGATCCTCAATCCTTGTAATCTCTCAACCCAAATTCCTCAGTCTGATAGTCATAAGAAAACCAACACTTCAAGAAAGGATTGTGCAATTCCTAGATCTTACAAGGGTATGGATGCATTTCATGCTCTTAGAAAATGGTAACGAATTATGTGCATAATATATCATGGTCCAAAAAATCTCCCAACCATTTTCGGGTCCAACGTGGTACAGATTAGCTTGAGTTTTGCCGAAATCAACTAGACAAAATAATGGCCTAATTAGCAAGTGTTGGCCGTGGGCCCATGGTAACATCAGGTCCTGAAAGCGAGCTCATCCTAAACAATCCCTAAGCCCTAAACCTTCTTATTTTTGTAACTTAATGtaataaaagtaaaacagaGTACTACCATTTAAACTTGTATTTCGATTTACTTCTAAATCACAAATACCTGCTTGAGAATAAAACGCCAATATAAAACCATGTCCGTACATTTATGTAAACAGCAAGCAATTTAAACGCAAGAAAAACGAGATAAAAGACATTTGAAAGACTAAACATCAAGTATCATTAACATGATAACATGGTTCCTTAACCCAATTTCCACATGAGAATAACTTGAGTAATAGAGTCCGACCTCACGAATATCACAACGAGGCCTAGAAAGATTTAAGAAGTCTCTGCGGCTGGTTGCGTCACACCAAACTTCACCAGTAACTTGCTCAAAGAGTCAGGTGAGCAAACTTGATACTTCACATTCCCAGAAGGTGAGAGGAAGACCTCGGCCAATTCAAGTTTGTCTGAAGTAAGACTAGTGCTATCCATGGTTTTACTGAGAACCTTAAGTGCTAACTGGACTGCCTCCTCCCTTGTGATCTCATCCTTGTAGTCTTGTTTAAGCATTGACTGTGCTGCTTGATTGTTTGCACCAATTGCAGCAGCTTTCCAACCACCATAATTTCCACTAGGGTCACTCGTGTAGAGCTGGAAACCAAAATTTTTGTCCCATCCTgcaaacaaaaatgaaacacCAAAGGGCCGGAGACCACCAAACTGTGTGTAGCCTTGTTTAGTATCACATAGGGATTGAACTAGCTGCTCTACAGGCATCGGCTCTTGGTATGCATATGTATAACGCTGAGCTTGGACCCTGGCAGTATTTATCAGGATATTGGCATCAGACATAATTCCAGCCACAGCACATGCAACATGATCATCAATCTTGTACATCTTCTCAGTGGAAGTTGAGGTTTGCAGGAGTTTGGATGTGACTTTCTTTTCACCGACCAAGACTACTCCATCCTTGGACAGTATTCCGATTGCAGTACCTGCATTTCCAATGGCCTCCATTGCATACTCAACCTGGTACAGACGACCCTCAGGGGAAAAGATTGTAGTACGGCTATCATATCTTCGAGACATCTTTAATTatgactttgaagaaggaacaaaagaaaaatgattagtAAGAGGGATGAAATAATGAAACTATTAACGACTAAGAAATAGGAATTTTTGGAGTCAACATAACTCAAggtctttaaattaaaaatgaggAACTATGAAGCACACGATATACCTTTTTCTTAGAGGCACACAACAATACTTTATAAAACTATAATTGGAGTAGATGTTCAATCCTAAAGGCTGTATTCCCAAGTCATAACTGCCTCATTCTAGAATGGCAAATAATTCAGTAAGATAGATTAAAGTTTCAATCAGCAAATAAACCAGAAGATGGGGCAAGTAACTACAACATAGACATGCCATCCAGAAGTTCCTAAACACATGTAAAGCAACatagtttaatttttgtttcttaatcCACGGAATGCTTATAAAGATGACGGggcataaaacatagacatttatttcttttgttaggAAAGGTTTCAAACGAGCAATTGATATCAAGCATAATCTACAGAAAAATTCAATGTCTTAAAACTTCCTCAGTAGTTTATAAAGGCATATGAACTCAATTGCTAAGAGTCACTCAGACCTATTATTATCCTTTTAGCCCTTTCAAAAAATGCACGATGATCTGCATcccattatttattttccttgctTTTCTAATCTCAGAGCTATATTCGTAAAATTTCAACACTAGTCCAAATATTTAACTCTGGGACAACACAAATTTGCAGAAAACCTAAACcaaccccaaaaaaatgaaatctgGATAACTTcgaaaattacaaatattaattcGGAACTAAGACGACCTCGATTGCAA
Proteins encoded in this window:
- the LOC107416724 gene encoding RCC1 domain-containing protein RUG3, mitochondrial, which gives rise to MKKLFFCLRHRSFTALTHQISSPFSTAAGAGGKVPVLYKPTTGDGESDGIGTTATTTLQLLSWGRGASGQLGGGIEEIRLYPTPVANLLVPSSSFAISPPPGRISVPNGTKVDNIHGDGVVEAGISCGLFHSSLLVDGKFWIWGKGDGGRLGFGHENSLFVPTVNPHLDSVRRVALGGLHSVALTSGGQVFTWGYGGFGALGHSVYHRELFPRLVEGPWNDKICHIATSGTHTAAITGAGELYTWGRDEGDGRLGLGPGRGPNEGGSNSVPSKVKALNVPVAAVSCGGFFTMALTEDGQIWNWGANSNYELGRGDKVGGWKPQSVPGLEDVRIIQITSGGYHSLALTDEGKVLSWGHGGHGQLGHSSIQNQKIPAVVEALAAEHIVYIACGGSSSAAVTKEGKLFMWGNAKDSQLGVPGLPEIQPCPVEVKFLMEDDELGPHNVLSVAVGASHAMCLVSR
- the LOC107416726 gene encoding proteasome subunit alpha type-4 is translated as MSRRYDSRTTIFSPEGRLYQVEYAMEAIGNAGTAIGILSKDGVVLVGEKKVTSKLLQTSTSTEKMYKIDDHVACAVAGIMSDANILINTARVQAQRYTYAYQEPMPVEQLVQSLCDTKQGYTQFGGLRPFGVSFLFAGWDKNFGFQLYTSDPSGNYGGWKAAAIGANNQAAQSMLKQDYKDEITREEAVQLALKVLSKTMDSTSLTSDKLELAEVFLSPSGNVKYQVCSPDSLSKLLVKFGVTQPAAETS